The genomic DNA gtttaattttattattcgtacattttgattgaatcacacacggcaggcaggcacacacagtaACTTCAAAAATGTGTATAAGAAATAAATActataaaatttgaaaaatatttaatttagaataatacaaaatataaaactttTAGGTCTAATACAGTTTGTATACATGTGaattagtttattttataCCATTCCAAATCGTCTGGTTTGTGGGAAGACGGCGGATTCACAATGGTCTGTGCGTCGTTGAACAAATTAGTGCATATATTATCTTCAATctggaaaacacacaccaaacacacacatttataaaCACACCATAGTGGCTGGCCGATGGATCAGTTACGTACCTGTAGGGATGACACTAAGTTATCTGGGCAGTCAAGCACAGTAAGTCCAGATTctgcaaagaaacaaaacagatgCGGGGGAAACAGGTATTAATATAGACGCTTGTACGAGCAGGTATGCGcatttattgtattgtttatTCAACCTAATCAGCTTTTATTCACTTGCAAACTGTCTCAAAAATCCGCACAAAAGAGCCTTGGGAGCCCCACAGACAGAACGAACATAAGATCCACGATATCAATTGTTATCTTGGGATAGATAACTGATAGCGAAACAGATCACTTGCACTTGGACTTGGACGAGCATATTCTATTTCCCCCTATGGTTTAGGCTAGTGTGGTTATGGTGGAACAAGACTTACGCATTCTGGGATCAATCCATGAAGTCGTTCGATCAATGtgatttataaaatatatatctcCGGACTCAGTAACTGCCTGTTCCCAACCATCCGGCAGTGGACCCAAGCTGTTAGCAATAGTCGATGTGgtagtttgttttgttgtttgcaaaACAtctattaaacaaaaacaatgtattacaaaccaaaataaattaaaagcaaaacaaaagcggaattcgatttggatttggaatTGGATTTGGCCTGGCGTTCAATCCCATTTTTAAAAGAAATACGTACGCGTGTTAATTGGGGGAAAACATACATAATTCGATTcggaaaatgtaaaaatcaGAGCTCGGATCGGATAGAACCAAAGAATACCCACTCCAAGGTCCAACTATTATTGGGAATTTTCTTGCGCATCTCTGACAAGTGACGACTCTACCATATCTCTCTGCTAACTCTCTTAGAATCCACTGCAGAATATTGTACTCTAGGATTCACAGGAATGTGTAAAGATTTCTTATGGAAACCTtcatggaaaatggcaaacagagACAGTTCCCATGTTAAATAATTGTAGGTGCTCTACTTAGCTACCACTGccctttccttttcttaaTGAGGGTTAGTGAGATCGAACGTGCGTCAGTACATTTCTAGCCCcgattgtacatacataatatgtaAGATGTAAGACCTACCGCTTTGCTTGATTCGTTCAGCCATTaggcgttgctgctgctggcgataTTGGATTCTTGGATCCTCCCATTGTGTCGATTTTGTAGTATgactgaaatgaaatgtaaaataaatataaatataaacaaaaatgtgaaattaagTTTAAGAACGGTTAATTTTAAGTACAAATAAGATACAACTACATATGGGCATGTATCCCGTAGATACAAAGTCTCTTggatacatacacatacatacacgcatacatacatacagtatgTGTATTTGTGATTACTTACTTCAAGTAATAAATCTGGCCATCATTAGTTTTTGCCTGCTCCCAACCTGGTGGCAATGCTCCCAGTTGACTTTGCAACTGAATGGGGCTTACCACGTCGTACGATCGCTGCTTTTTATGCACCGTTTGCATATCCTGGCCCTCCATGCAGGTGCTCATGCCATCTAGCTCAATAGTGTTGGCAGCACTGTTCGGGAACTCGGCACTGCTCTCGGGATACGATGGACCTTGGCTGCTGGCGCCCGGATTGGCCTCGCTCCTGGAGCGCACGTTGTAGTTCTGCATCAATGAGGCTGGGCTGCTGCGAGCGCGAAAGTGATGTATCGCCAGGCGGCTTTGTTGTGATGGCTGGATCTGTGagatggctggctgctgcacgtCCACGGGCTGCGCACTTTTGTTAATATTGGATTGGGAGCCTGCATCGTATGTGGAGTCCGCACTGTTTGCTCGCGAGTGCGAGGGGGCTGGTGGCGTGAAAAAGGAATTGGGAAGCTTCCGCATGCGAAAGGGGAGCTGTAAGGGGCGTTTTGCATCTCCGGGATTCAACACGCTATCGAACAGGGCCTGCAAATTATCATCTGTATCTTGATTCACGCGCACAACCAGATTGTTGGACGACTTAATGGGCGAGAGCATATCCTCATCGTCGATTTCTTTCTCGATTATGTTGTTTGTATTGCTTGTAGACATCGTCGTTAACATAAAAAGAACACTTATTGTATACAAATgtaactaattaaaattattttcaatcaTGTATGCGCACATATATGTTCATCCATATATCTATCACTCCGTCATTATAGGCAAATGCATAACATTAAATGGTTAAAATTAAACTTCGTTGCAataaataatagtaataataataattcaatgGAACTGccaacataaaacaaacacacttCAGGAACACCATCCAGCACGCTTTGTCAACACTATTATTCGATAATCACATTTTATCTATCGATATCCTAGAATAAAGTGACCGCATCATGCATttgtgaaaatttaattaaattaaaatgaaaattaaaataaattggttTGGCTTTGTGATCGAACTGGTTGCAGCGGAGTGGCAGAAGTATAATTTTAGTTAATAGTTTGGCTTTATTTGGTGTTGGTGAGCATCGGTTTGCGCTAATTGTAGATCAGTACAATCAGCTGTGCGTGACAAATAGTGCCTCAGCTCTTAAGCTGGTAACACTAACTTGCTTGTCATGCTATTCCAAGTTGTCAGTCTagattataaattaattgcgAACTTGCAACTAAACTTAAGTGTGAACACTCTTCAAGTGCAGTTTAATGGCCATATTCATAATATACAATACAATAGAGGTTAAAAGCATGTCAGTTTAAGATAAGGCCTTTATTAATGTTTAGAAGCAGCTTAGAAAACGGAATTTTAATATGAATTAATGGATATAGGGTTCACAAAGGTATACTGGTTGAAAAGCAACAAGTTGTCAAATAAACGTAACATTCCATTACCACTCGCGTAACGTTGTGTGCTATTTTTGGTTGTCCTTTTTAGTTTTGAACTGAATTTGTAAGCATTCCAACAAAAGGAAGTTGTGAAAAccagccaatcttgtggagaatttattaataaatcggataaaattatagttttagcgcggaGACTCCCGACttgctagtaatatcaaatagaacatcaatatcgagaaaaatattttaagattcacggtatacttacagtatattttgaaaatacaagggtatatttcggtatatttccgagggtctgtcggcaTATTtcatcgataattccgcggtcacactgaagaCAAGGGTTCACAGACATtctaatatttaattttaaatttcttctCCTAATAAACTAATGTAAAGTCAAGCAAATGTAAAATGATCTTCGAAATACTAAACATATTCTGGATACCGTTTGCTGGATTCATATCATTTCTGATATTCATATCGGCAATCAACAAATCCATCGGCGTCCGGAGGGCATATGTGAATCTTCTTTTAAGGATATTTGAGGTAAATTTGCCGTGTCCGGGCCAGCCGCCCACCCATTGACACATTAACAGACATTCATTACGTTCTCGTACCTTCAGTTGATTGGCCCAGTCATGGCCAACTGATAGTTAGCTATTCCAAAGTCCATAAATATAGTCAGCCTAaagtacatgcatacattgaTACGCACATtcgaacggaacggaacgcacCCGCACATGCAAACATACCTATGCTTAAAGGTGttgttttattgcaatttCAAAGTGTTCCGGCTGTGTTCAGCCGAATTATGAAACTGGACAGGCCCGCacaaccacccaaccacccataTGTTCATATAAGAGTTGCTGCGGGCTTATCTTtatggtcggtcggtcggtcggccAGTCGGAAGAACAATTATTATCAAACTGTTTCCTTGTGCTTTCATAACTGTTAACACATTCTTCAATGAGCAGACACATGTATTACTAATGTATTGATTTGATGATTTGTATTTGATGTTATTTCACTTTCAGTATGGTCGAGTAAGCATAGAGACAGCATCCAAAgaacataaacaaaacaatctTAAGACTGACGATAAGCATTCAGAGGAGTTCGTCGATAATGCCGATTCCAAGGAAAGTACAAATGGAACAACGTTAATTACCAGAGATGCAGTACTGCTTCCACAGCCACAAGAGCCTGCCCCAGAGAAGCCAGCGTCCTCGAAAAAGGTACGAAAGGTCATCTAGTCATCGCGAGGCTTTAtcttaatttttgtattactTTAGGAGGAAATTGTCTTTGACTTTGAAAAATGCCTGGACTACTTGAAGTCGGGAGTGGAGTCCATTATTGAAGATGATGTCACATCCCGCTTCGAGGCGGAGGAGCTGAAGAGCTGGAACATGCTGACACGCACCAACAGGCACCACGAATTCATATCCTGGAAGATAACGCTCATTTGGATGGTTGGCTTCTTTATCCGATATGTGTTCCTGATGCCATTGCGCGTATTGGTTTGCTTTGTCGGTGTAAGTATAAATTGTAAATCATCTGTTTGTAGTACAACAAATCcttgaaaatgttgctggaATTCCTTTGCCTTGTCCGAGGGAATGCTGCAGACATCTGCTGTTGGTAGAGAGGCAAGGGAATCAACGCAACAAGCGGGCATTTCTAGCAGTTACCATTTAAGTATACCTTACCTTGTGCTCTCCCCATGACACAAAGGTGGACATCCTTATTCTGCAGCCAACGTTTAATAGTTGTTAGTTTAGGCCGGAGTTTTTTGGCAACCCGAAAAACGTATCTACCACAGACAGTTTTTCCCCTGAAAGTTCATTGGGCATGgggaaattatattaaaagCGTTCTTTATGTGGAATCAGAATATTGAATTTGCTTACATTTAATCCTTTGGGGATGTGGCAACATTGGCAGAACCTTTAGCCTCGGGTTGGTACAGTCTGGATGCTTTCGTCCAGCGGTGGGCGGCAGCTGTAGACTCCCTGAGCGATGAGGTCGTCAGGCCTCTAAATAAAACTTTAATCCtgtaatgaaatgtttttgcgcAACCACTTTTTGTCTCTTAAAAATTAGCTTAATTgtgtacaacaaaaagagctTATTATTTGTGCcaagaatttatttgtagcATAATTAATGGCTTTGTTTGCTCAACTTACTTTGCGTAGAGTATGAGTAATTATTGTTTAAGAGTATATATTGTAATTCCTTTGCCGTTTAGACGTTTGTTTTAAGATCTTATGtttgatattgatattttgacattttgtttatttgtgtttatgtgcctgttatttatgatttaacattttctctaatgcaaatatttgattcctaggttttatttgcagttttaACAAACTCTATTGTGGCTTTAATACCCAATCGATTTTTGCGGCTCCTTTTAGCGGACTTAGCGTTTAAAATTACGTTCCGTCTTATAGCAAGTTCTCTGTCATCCCTTATTAAGTTTCATAATAAACAATACAGGCCCACCAGATCCGGGTTTTGTGTAGCAAATCATACCTCTCCATTGGATGTGGCAATATTATCGACAGACCGTACCTTTTCTTTGGTGAGAAAgaagtttattttaattttactgctacatataaaaatggattgattttaattgtataATTCATGCATGTAACCCCCCGAAACTCTTGTCCATCTCTACAATGGTACATTCATATCTCTCGTAACAAGCACTCAAAACTCTCAACTCCCCATACTCTCAGCTGACAAAACTGTCCTACCGTCCCCTGGGAATACGCGATCGAATTCTCCTATCGTTTGGATTTGCAGAACGTAGAACGTAGAACTCTCTCACATACTCATAACTATAATCATTAAGCGGTAGTAAATACAGGCCTGGAATGTACCAGCATTGATAACCCAACCCCCTCCTCGGGCTGACGAAAACTCTTATCTAACGATAATTCCATCATTAATTATAGCTGGTGACTATTTAAGACCTAACTAATATGCGTCTGGGCAAAGCGACGGACAAACGATTCGAGAGAATTCATGCATGAATTTGATTAGAATAAGTTCAGTTTTATGTGTAGTATTTATTCTATGTTTCTGTATTCGTTGTTTCCTGGCTTTTGTCATTGTCTTCGCGTAGTTGTGCATTCTATTAAGCTTTAAATTTTGTTCACACAGCGTTTAGTTCGTAGCAAAGCTAAGCACCAGGTAAGAGGAgcgaatatatatttaatttattaccACCATTTTAGTTAATGATTTCTATGCTGTGTACGATCACAGTGGGGTGTCCATTCCTCTCGTGTTATTAGGTGATTTTGCTTGATTGAATTCCACTGAACTGATGTCTAATTGGGAATGATTCTACTTGTTCGGAAGGAAACATCGTTggtctttttatattttaggaGTCTATTTCCCCTACGTAGCAGCAGACTGACTCTCCCACAACacacaattgaaattgaatgaaaaaatgCCCCCGTCTCGATATATTACCATATTATGACCTCAATACTTTTATGCCATCTTAGGTGGTATGGCTTACGGTGTGTACGGCCGCTGTGGGCTATCTGAAGGACGGGCAAACAAAGCGCGCCATCGTGAATTTAGTACTGGGCACCTGCTTTGGTGTCCTGTCCAGTGCGATTTCAGCTGTCATAACATACCACAATGAGGAGAATCGCCCATTGTCTGGCATTTGCGTCGCAAATCATACCAGCCCCATCgatgtgctggtgctgatgtgTGACTCGACCTATTCCCTGGTAAGGCAACTCGTACACATAAAGGATACTAACCAACTGTATGGAAAACACTTGTGAATTTCGTTTAGTTTCtaatccacacacaaaacaaaccaacaaacaaatccTTTTTAAGTTCTCAAGTTAAAACCTCGTAGTGGAATGGTAGATGCATCAGCAGCGAGCTCTTATTTCTTCTCCCCTCTCTTCTTGTACATACTAATTAATATTCTTCACTGAAATTAATAAactactttttgtttttggttggaATGTGGACTGCAGCTCTTAGTCTTTTTCGTTTGTTCTCAGTTGTAGCTTTTACGCTGGTTTTCCCCCCATTTCACTCTAAGGTTACAAATTAAGTTcccaattaaaattttacCATTCCTCGCCACGCACACATGTAGGTAATAATTTACTAATACTTTCTTTGGTTTATGGTGAttgattattgtttttatgtttggttgtttttgtACTTTTGCATGTTGTCTGTTTGTTGGTAAATAGTTTTCTCCATTTTAGGCTCTTTAAAGACTCATTCGAATATGAATTTCAGATTGGCCAACGTCATGGCGGCTTTCTTGGCGTACTGCAACGAGCTCTGGCCAGAGCTTCGCCCCACATTTGGTTTGAGCGCGGCGAGGCCAAGGATCGCCATTTGGTTGCCGAGAGGCTAAAGCAGCATGTGTCGGATCCAAACAATCCACCAATTCTTATATTCCCGGAGGGCACATGCATCAACAATACGTCCGTAATGCAGTTTAAAAAGGGCAGCTTTGAAGTCGGCGGCGTCATCTACCCAGTGGCCATAAAGTGAGTAGAGTCAAAGTTATATTGGAGCCAAGATTcatcttctctctctccctgtttAAGGTACGATCCACGATTTGGTGATGCATTCTGGAACAGCGCCAAGTACTCGATGATGCAGTATCTGTACATGATGATGACCTCGTGGGCCATTGTGTGCGATGTCTGGTACCTCCCGCCGATGTACAGACAGGATGGAGAGTCTGCGATTGACTTCGCGAATCGTGTCAAGGGTGTGATTGCCAAGCAGGGTGGCCTCATTGATCTGGTCTGGGACGGACAACTAAAGAGGATgaagccaaaaaaagaatggAAGGAAATTCAGCAGGTTGAATTTGCGAATCGATTGAAGGCGGAatgataataattttaatgcaaacaaaaaacaaacaacaacaaatacttcTACAGTGACtgtaatttacatacatacatacatatacatatacatacatgataCGTATATACATACCGTTTTTTTTCTAATGTGTAATATGTATAAATTACGATTAATTATTGCATGGTTTAAATAAAAGATGAAGTCAAATGTAAATAGCTATCCGTACGAGTATATTAACtgattaaattatatttgatatGCTGGTAAACCAGCCGAAAGCCAAATGTTTATCTTATCTTAATACGAACAGTGTGTGGTGTTGCCTTGATCCGAGGCGATGCCAGCTGTGACATTCAttgatttctttcttttgttatgTTAAGTTTGCTGCGTCGAAAGCGACTCGCAACTCTAGAGATTTCTTGAAGGTGAGGCTAAGCTGGTCAAATAACTGCCAACAGGTGAATGACCGCTGGAGTTGCCTAAATATTGCATCAAGTGATGGATGGTTTAATTGttagttttaattgttaaaGGAGTACTCGTTTTTCGTCACAAATTCCCCATTTTTAATgagcaccacacacacacacacacagcgctgTGAGGCGGAATTAATTTCAATAGATTTTCAGTTGCCAGCACAATCAGTGTCTGttgctgtaattgttgttgtttttacctCACGAGTCATACATGCCCGTAGATCGGATCGTAGATCTGGCCTTCATAAATTGTTAGGCTCATTGCCAAACGCAATTGAGCGATTTAcaattaataaatacatatttatttatagatttaaatattgtatGGTTAGGTGTGTAGTGTGTGGGCACCCCCACATCATGCATACATTTGCTAAATTACTGATTTGCGAAGGGTATCAAGATTATTAATATATGCATTTTAATGGCTGCCAATTTGCACAAGAGAGCATTGTTAATTTCCCATAAAAACATGCAACATTCAGATATCAATCGTTAAGACTTGGCGGCTACATACgtagcatatgtatgtgatccacttacatacattgtatgtacatatgtttgtatgtaaatatgtatgcatttacaAACTGGATTATTTGCACACAATATCCATACATACAAGTGTGTTTTCGATCAAGTTGGATAGATAGATCGCGAAGCAGtggtaaatatatgtacatatgttcctCCTTTTTGTTACAAAACGGATTTAAACATGGCCTTTTGACCCCGTTCGCAGCGGTCTGTGCATTGTACATATCTAATTTTATTcattatatgtatacatacatacatacatatgtatatgtgaatCTATCTATAAAGTCAGATGAACAGATGAATCtctgttttagttttattgtAGCTTTTCGCCCGCCTCCCACAATTGCCATAAACGTATTTATGTCTGCTCGTATGAATTTAGGAAATGAAAAgcccccccaaaaaatacatatatgtacataaaatgtacaagaaacatacatacatacatatgtacatattgaaatatttcgaTATGAAGAAATGTCTGCGTaaggtatttatttatggaactGGGTTGAGCAGTTATGagttatttatatatttttagagaCGCCTAAAATAAGGCCATGAATGTACattgatacatacatatgtacatacaatatccTATGTATGCATGactgtatgtatatatttatagactaaacatacatatatgtatgtatgtatatacagtcctctctctctctctctctctctctttatgttATAGCTTAGTGTGCGTGCAGACAGCTAATAAATTGTCCGTTGTGCAGAATTACTTTGATACACGTACGGACACACAACTTTAgatacaatttgcatatgcaatttataaatacatacatacgtacacatCTGTATATATGCAAAAACATATTTAGAATCTTATGGATCAATATATGGAAATACACAATGGAAAATCACACCATTGTTTCCCAATAGCAGCGAGAGAATTTTAATGGCAACTAAAGTTACTACCGGCAAGCAGTAGGCAAGCAGTAGCATAACAGTAAAGCCAACCCgaatatgtatatgcatacatatgtgtatgtatgtatgtacagctgtgaaaaaaataatagcaccaccaccacaagaaattttcaaatagttgcccaactcaaatttttaactttaagaaaactttaaacacatttttagaaagggaagactcttacaaatctgggaacaacaaaaaaaagcacattTTTTGTAAGGCTTTTAACTTATTTAAGAAACTTTAGtgaaactcgtaaaattaggcgaaaaaaataatagcaccacttttgaaaaatggatttaaaatttaaaaaatgaccaacaagtaatgaatttcttagttaacacttttgaactattaattctaaatcaatatttatcattcaagatttagttcagtgtcctattttggcaacatcagctgcgctgcgtcttggcatggaatccactaagtccaggcatagcttttAGGGAGCTTTCGACcaggactcttaaatttgttctcaaagtgatccgacagtggttggtttggaatcagcaactgccttctggacgtcggaccacagattttcgatggcttttatgtcaggcgactgtgcaggccactttaacacgttcagtgttggccccgaaccattcctttgctttcatgctggggctattttccgtttgatAGACTcatacgagtggaatttcgtattctgcaaagggtagcattactgtctccatgaaattcaaggacacgtgctgatccatgatggtttatagtcaatgtattGGCCCTACTTCATAGTAACATGAACATGTATTGCATGATAAATAATGATATATTCAGAAAGTGCTGTTTTTATTACGCAAACTGTATTTTCTTAGTTGTGCCGTGTGCATCCACAAATATAGACTACCTGTGTACAGAATCTTTCCAGTCTAGTCCGCGGCATTTCCGACGAATAGGAACTACTTCACAAGAGTACCTCCGAAGGTATACATCACCCTccactatatacatacattcgtgcatatatatacatagcatatgtacatacgtacatatgtgcaaagttttgctgtctctgcctgcTCGTGGAATATTTATTACTGAAACGCAGTCTTCGAATATCcaacaattaaattgcatttaattaaagtttctGTTTCCCCAACTTTGACCCCTccagacatacacacacacacacacacacatcaaaatgCCTTTTGTTCCCGTGGAAACTCCCAAGTGCCCAGCATGCGGAAAGTCGGTCTATGCCGCTGAGGAGCGCGTTGCTGGTGGCTACAAATTCCATAAAACATGCTTCAAGTGCAGTAAGTATAACGGGGAGAGACCCTACCAGATCGATGGATCTATATATCTACATTTAACTTATGTATAGGCATGTGCAACAAGGCTCTGGACTCCACAAACTGCGCCGAGCACGA from Drosophila subobscura isolate 14011-0131.10 chromosome E, UCBerk_Dsub_1.0, whole genome shotgun sequence includes the following:
- the LOC117892161 gene encoding transcriptional coactivator yorkie isoform X2, with product MLTTMSTSNTNNIIEKEIDDEDMLSPIKSSNNLVVRVNQDTDDNLQALFDSVLNPGDAKRPLQLPFRMRKLPNSFFTPPAPSHSRANSADSTYDAGSQSNINKSAQPVDVQQPAISQIQPSQQSRLAIHHFRARSSPASLMQNYNVRSRSEANPGASSQGPSYPESSAEFPNSAANTIELDGMSTCMEGQDMQTVHKKQRSYDVVSPIQLQSQLGALPPGWEQAKTNDGQIYYLNHTTKSTQWEDPRIQYRQQQQRLMAERIKQSESGLTVLDCPDNLVSSLQIEDNICTNLFNDAQTIVNPPSSHKPDDLEWYKIN
- the LOC117892161 gene encoding transcriptional coactivator yorkie isoform X1; translation: MLTTMSTSNTNNIIEKEIDDEDMLSPIKSSNNLVVRVNQDTDDNLQALFDSVLNPGDAKRPLQLPFRMRKLPNSFFTPPAPSHSRANSADSTYDAGSQSNINKSAQPVDVQQPAISQIQPSQQSRLAIHHFRARSSPASLMQNYNVRSRSEANPGASSQGPSYPESSAEFPNSAANTIELDGMSTCMEGQDMQTVHKKQRSYDVVSPIQLQSQLGALPPGWEQAKTNDGQIYYLNHTTKSTQWEDPRIQYRQQQQRLMAERIKQSDVLQTTKQTTTSTIANSLGPLPDGWEQAVTESGDIYFINHIDRTTSWIDPRMQSGLTVLDCPDNLVSSLQIEDNICTNLFNDAQTIVNPPSSHKPDDLEWYKIN
- the LOC117892160 gene encoding glycerol-3-phosphate acyltransferase 3 isoform X4, which codes for MIFEILNIFWIPFAGFISFLIFISAINKSIGVRRAYVNLLLRIFEYGRVSIETASKEHKQNNLKTDDKHSEEFVDNADSKESTNGTTLITRDAVLLPQPQEPAPEKPASSKKEEIVFDFEKCLDYLKSGVESIIEDDVTSRFEAEELKSWNMLTRTNRHHEFISWKITLIWMVGFFIRYVFLMPLRVLVCFVGVLFAVLTNSIVALIPNRFLRLLLADLAFKITFRLIASSLSSLIKFHNKQYRPTRSGFCVANHTSPLDVAILSTDRTFSLVVWLTVCTAAVGYLKDGQTKRAIVNLVLGTCFGVLSSAISAVITYHNEENRPLSGICVANHTSPIDVLVLMCDSTYSLIGQRHGGFLGVLQRALARASPHIWFERGEAKDRHLVAERLKQHVSDPNNPPILIFPEGTCINNTSVMQFKKGSFEVGGVIYPVAIKYDPRFGDAFWNSAKYSMMQYLYMMMTSWAIVCDVWYLPPMYRQDGESAIDFANRVKGVIAKQGGLIDLVWDGQLKRMKPKKEWKEIQQVEFANRLKAE
- the LOC117892160 gene encoding glycerol-3-phosphate acyltransferase 3-like isoform X2, translating into MIFEILNIFWIPFAGFISFLIFISAINKSIGVRRAYVNLLLRIFEYGRVSIETASKEHKQNNLKTDDKHSEEFVDNADSKESTNGTTLITRDAVLLPQPQEPAPEKPASSKKEEIVFDFEKCLDYLKSGVESIIEDDVTSRFEAEELKSWNMLTRTNRHHEFISWKITLIWMVGFFIRYVFLMPLRVLVCFVGVVWLTVCTAAVGYLKDGQTKRAIVNLVLGTCFGVLSSAISAVITYHNEENRPLSGICVANHTSPIDVLVLMCDSTYSLIGQRHGGFLGVLQRALARASPHIWFERGEAKDRHLVAERLKQHVSDPNNPPILIFPEGTCINNTSVMQFKKGSFEVGGVIYPVAIKYDPRFGDAFWNSAKYSMMQYLYMMMTSWAIVCDVWYLPPMYRQDGESAIDFANRVKGVIAKQGGLIDLVWDGQLKRMKPKKEWKEIQQVEFANRLKAE
- the LOC117892160 gene encoding glycerol-3-phosphate acyltransferase 3 isoform X1 codes for the protein MIFEILNIFWIPFAGFISFLIFISAINKSIGVRRAYVNLLLRIFEYGRVSIETASKEHKQNNLKTDDKHSEEFVDNADSKESTNGTTLITRDAVLLPQPQEPAPEKPASSKKEEIVFDFEKCLDYLKSGVESIIEDDVTSRFEAEELKSWNMLTRTNRHHEFISWKITLIWMVGFFIRYVFLMPLRVLVCFVGVLFAVLTNSIVALIPNRFLRLLLADLAFKITFRLIASSLSSLIKFHNKQYRPTRSGFCVANHTSPLDVAILSTDRTFSLIGQRHGGFLGVLQRALARASPHIWFERGEAKDRHLVAERLKQHVSDPNNPPILIFPEGTCINNTSVMQFKKGSFEVGGVIYPVAIKYDPRFGDAFWNSAKYSMMQYLYMMMTSWAIVCDVWYLPPMYRQDGESAIDFANRVKGVIAKQGGLIDLVWDGQLKRMKPKKEWKEIQQVEFANRLKAE
- the LOC117892160 gene encoding glycerol-3-phosphate acyltransferase 3-like isoform X3; translation: MIFEILNIFWIPFAGFISFLIFISAINKSIGVRRAYVNLLLRIFEYGRVSIETASKEHKQNNLKTDDKHSEEFVDNADSKESTNGTTLITRDAVLLPQPQEPAPEKPASSKKEEIVFDFEKCLDYLKSGVESIIEDDVTSRFEAEELKSWNMLTRTNRHHEFISWKITLIWMVGFFIRYVFLMPLRVLVCFVGIGQRHGGFLGVLQRALARASPHIWFERGEAKDRHLVAERLKQHVSDPNNPPILIFPEGTCINNTSVMQFKKGSFEVGGVIYPVAIKYDPRFGDAFWNSAKYSMMQYLYMMMTSWAIVCDVWYLPPMYRQDGESAIDFANRVKGVIAKQGGLIDLVWDGQLKRMKPKKEWKEIQQVEFANRLKAE
- the LOC117892164 gene encoding muscle LIM protein 1 isoform X1; the encoded protein is MPFVPVETPKCPACGKSVYAAEERVAGGYKFHKTCFKCSMCNKALDSTNCAEHEKVLFCKNCHGRKYGPKGYGFGGGAGCLSMDTGSHLNRE